Part of the Geobacter pickeringii genome, ACCGCTTCGCGACGCTCCCGCGCCTGTCCGGGCCGGCGGCGGAGCTTTCCTTCCGGGTGGGGAGGGGGGATCTGGACATGAACCGCCACCTGAATAACGTGGTCTACGCCGCCTGGGCCCTGGAGACGGTGCCGGCGGAGGTGGCAGAGGGGGTCCGCCTCGCCGACCTGGAGATCGCCTACCGGGCCGAGGCGCTCTACGGCGAGACGGTGGTTGCCCGCTGCCGGCAGGAGGCCGGCGGGGAGAGCCCCGTCTGCATCCACCAGATCGTGCGGACCGACGACGGGGTGGAGCTTGCCCGGCTGGTGAGCCGCTGGAGGATGGCAGCCCGGTAGGGGGCGGTGCCGCGGGGGGGAAGATCGGAGAGGGGAGGGCTGGCGACGGCTTTCCCCTTTTTGCGTTGTGCCGGGGGCGGTCAACCGGAAGGATGCCGGCGCGTTTATCCGTTCAAATGCCGCGACGCGGTTTCCTTGCCGCCGATCCGAGGTACACTGAGTAGTAACGGGAAGGAGCCGCGTTCATTCATTCAAGGGGGATCACCATGAACAAGTTCATCATTGCCATCGCCGCTATAGCCCTCTGTGCCATCCCCGCCGTTTCCGGGGCGGCGCCGCCCCGGCCCGGGGCCTATGTCTCCGGCTTCCTCGGGGTGAGCGCCCCCCTGGACACCGACGTGACGAGCATCAACAACACGAGCGGGTCGGTCTTCAACGACCGGGTGGAGTTCGATCCGAGCATCAACGTGGGGGGGACCGGCGGGTACGACTTCGGCCTCATCCGCCTGGAGGGGGAGATTTCCTACAAGCATGCGGAGATCAAGTCGATCACCGACGACACCGGCTTCCGGTTTCGGGGGGTGGACGGGAACCTCGGGGCCCTGGCGGTGATGGGGAACGCCTTCTTCGATCTCCACAACGCGACGCCGGTCACCCCGTACTGGGGGGGAGGGATCGGCTTTGCCGTGCTGCACCTGAGCGATACCTACGGCAACGACGCGGTGGGACGGCTCCTCCTCTATCCCTCGGATGACGCCACCGTCTTTGCCTACCAGGCCGGCGGCGGCCTGGAGATCGCCATCAACCGGCAGTTTTCGCTGGATCTCGGCTACCGCTACTTCGGCACCGCCAAGGCGACCTTCGATTCGGACCCGCTGACGACGACCAAGCTGAAGTACGAGAGCCACAACGGGATGGTGGGGTTCCGGGTGAAGTTCTAGCTCTATGTTGTCACCTTGCGTCGACGCGTGGCGTCGGGAGGGGGCGGAGCTCTCACTCCGAACCGATCCAGCGTCACCAGCAGATCTTCGTGGCACGTGAACAGCGATTCCCGGAGCGTTCCCTCCGCTCATGCCGGTGGTGGTTTTTTGCGGGGATCGCTTCTCCGCGAGAGCTCCGCCCCCTCCGGGAGCCAGTGGTGGAACATCTGACAAAATAGAACTAGGAGGAGCGGATGACCATTGACGAAGCGACGAGGGATTACGAAGCGTGGGTGGCCGGTTTCACGCCGCTGGTGGCTGACGACGTGGCGCTGAAGCATCGGCGCATGGCGGAGGATCCGTTCCAGTTTCTGCGGGCCACCTTTTATCGGTGGGTGCAGCGCTGGCCCGAAGTCTGCCCCGACCTGGCCCGGGCGCTGGCGGTTCTGGCGGTGGCTGATCTCCACGTGGAGAACTTCGGCACTTGGCGCGACGCGGAGGGGCGCCTTGTCTGGGGGGTCAATGACTTCGACGAGGTCTGCCCGCTCTCTTACGCGGCGGATCTGGTGCGGCTTGCGGCGAGCGCCCTCCTGGCGGGGGAGGGGAAGGGGATCGACATCTCCCCCAAGGATGCCTGCCGGGCGATCCTCGACGGCTATGCCGCGGGGATGGCGGGGGGAGAGCCCTACGTCCTTGCCGAGCGCCACCAGTGGCTCCGGGAGACGGCCTTCGGCGAGCTGCGGGACCCGGTCCGGTTCTGGGAGAAGATGGACAATCTCCCGGCATGGCAGGGGACGGTGCCGCCGGAGGCGCGCCGGCTCCTGGAGAAGGCGCTCCCCACAGCCACCGCCGATGTCCGGATCAGCCACCGGGTGGCGGGGCTCGGAAGCCTGGGACGGCACCGCTTCGTTGCGGTCGGCACCTGGTCGGGGGGGAGGGTGGCCCGGGAGGTGAAGGTCCTCGTCCCGTCGGCCTGCGTCTGGGCGGCGGGGGGGGATGGCGCGGCGACCGTGCGCTATGACGAGATCCTGGCGGCGGCGCTCCGCGTTCCCGATCCGTTCGTCGCCCTGCACAGCCGCTGGCTGGTGCGGCGGCTGGCGCCGGACTGCTCCCGCATCGAGCTCGCCTCGCTGTCGCACAAGCGCGACGAAAAGCGGCTGCTGCGGGCCATGGGGTTCGAGACCGCCAACATCCACCTCGGGAGCCCGGCGGCGGTGAAAAAGGTGAGGGAAGATCTGGAGAAACGCCCCGAAGGATGGCTCCACGAAGCAGCGGAGGCGATGGCCGGGGCGGTGACGGCGGACTGGAAAGAGTGGCGCCGTGGCAACGACACGGCAAAGAAGTGAAAAAGCCCGCCATTGCGGGCTTTTTGCATGATGGCTATTCCGGCCGGGAGGCGGAGAAGAGGAGTTTTGCCGCGTCGATGGTGTAGAGGACGAGACCGGCCCAGATGCAGGCGAAACTCACCAGGTGGGCGCGGGTGAATGGCTCGCCGTAGGCGAAGACCGCCAGCAGGAAGTGGAGCGTCGGCACCAGGTACTGCATCAGCCCGACGGTGGCGAGGCGCAGCCGCTTGGTGGCCGCGGCGAACCAGATGAGCGGCGTGGAGGTGAGGACCCCGGCGCAGGCGAGGAGCACCGTGAGGCGCGTCGGGCCGGCGACGAAGGCGCTCGTCCCCTGGTGGGCGAGCCAGAGCAGGTAGGCGAGGGCGACGGGGAAGAGGAGCAGGGTCTCCACCGTGAGGCCGGAGAGGGAGTCCACCGGCGCCTGTTTGCGCAGCAGGCCGTAGAGGCCGAAGGAGAGGGCAAGCGCGAGGGATATCCAGGGGAGCTCGCCATGCTGGACGGTGAGGAAGGCGACCCCGGCGGCGGCCAGGAGAAAGCTCAGTTTCTGCTTCGCCCTGAGCCGCTCCCGCAGGAAGACCACCCCGAGAAGCGCCGACACCAGCGGGTTGATGAAGTAGCCGAGGCTCGACTGGAGCACCTTGCCGGCCCCGACGGCGTAGATGAAGACGAGCCAGTTGACGGCGATGAGGAGCGTGGTGGCGCAGAGGGTGAGCAGCGTCTTCGGCTGGGCGAAGACCGCCCGGACCCCTTCCCACCGGCGGGCGGCGGTCAGCATCAGGGCAAGGGTCATCACCGACCAGACGATGCGGTGGGCGAGCACCTCCAGCGGCGCCACCCCTGCCAGCGCCTTGAAGTAGATCGGGAAAAAACCCCACACCAGGTAGGCGGCGAGGGCGTAGGTCACCCCGAGGCGTGCCTCGCGGGCGGCGGTATCTGCGGCATGGGGCATGGTCGCTTCCTTGGGCGATGGGGCGGCAGTCGGCAGGGCGATCTCGCTCACCGGTCCGCTCCATGATACACGAGCCGGATGCCGGCTTCAATGCCGGCGGGGTCGTGGGCCGGCTCTCTCCGGCGGGCGGGGTGGGCTCCCCGGACGATGGTGACCAGGGCGTCGCGGTACCCCTCGATGACGGCGGCTCCGCCCTGGGTGAAGCCGAACATCTCCCCCGGTTTCAGAAACCGGTCCCGGTCGTCCCCCTCCTGGGTGAGCCAGACGATCCCCTCGCGGCAGCAGAGCACCAGCCCCCGCGGATCCCCTTCGATTCTGACGGTTTCGTTCTTCGGCAGACGGATTTCCATGGCCTTCTCCTTCCCGCACCCCTGAGAACCGGCATGCGAAAATTTCATGGTTGCAGTATGCCGGACGATCTGGAAGAATAACAGTTACATTACATATTTTTTGTTACCGTAACAGTTTGGGTTGGCTGGGAACTGTTGTGGTCGACGAAAGGGGTAACTGTTATGGCGCGAAACGCGGAGGCCGTGACGAAGGGGGGGCGGTCGACCCTCTACGAGCAGGTGGCGGGACGCATTGCCGGCCTCATCGAGCAGGGGGCCTTCACCCCGGGAAGCCGCATCCCGTCGGTGCGGGCCCTGGCCCGGCAGATGGAGGTGAGCGTCTCCACGGTCCTGGAGGCCTACGGCTACCTGGAGGACCAGGGGGTCATCGAGGCCCGCCCCCAGTCGGGGTACTACGTGAAGGCGCGGATCCCGTCCCCCCCCGACGCCCCCCGGATCTCGCGCCAGATGCTGAGCCCCACCACGGTGTCGAGCCGCGACATTTCCCTGATGGTGATGCGGGATTCGATCATCCTGAACCGGATTCCCCTCGGGGCGGCGATCCCCAACCCCGATCTCCTCCCCGGCGAGAAGCTGAGCCGGATGCTTTCTGCGGAGGCGCGCCGACACCGGGCCGAGAGCCTCAACTACGATTTTCCCCCCGGCTGCGCCCCGCTGCGGACCCAGATCGCCCGGCGGATGCTCTCCGCCGGCTGCACCCTCAATCCGGGAGAGATCGTCACCACCGCCGGCTGCGTGGAGGCGGTGAACCTGGCGCTGCGGGCCATCTGCCGTCCCGGCGACATCGTGGCGGTGGAAACTCCCTGTTACTACAACTTCCTCCAGGCCATCGAGGCGATGGGGCTGCGTGCCCTGGAGATCCCGAGCCATCCGGTCCACGGCATGAGCCTCGACGCCCTGCGCTATGCCATCGAGCACCATCCGGTCCGGGCCTGCCTCGCGGTCACCAATTTCAGCAACCCACTGGGATGTCTCATGCCCGACGACCACAAGCGGGAACTGGTGGAGATCCTCGCCGCCCGCACCATCCCCCTCATCGAGGACGACATCGCCGGCGACCTGAGCTTTTCCCAGCACCGCCCCTCCGTGGCGAAGAACTACGACCGCAAAGGGCTGGTGCTCCTCTGTTCCTCCTTCTCCAAGACGCTGGCGCCGGGGTACCGGGTGGGGTGGATCGCGCCGGGGCGGTTCCAGGAGGAGGTGGAGCGGCAGAAGGTGCTGGCGAATATCTCCACCCCCATGCCGACCCAGCTCGCCATTGCCGAGTTCCTGGCCAACGGTGGCTACGACCACCACCTGCGCACCGTCCGGCGGGTCTATGCCCGGCAGATATCCCTCATGGCCGATGCCGTGGGGCGCTTCTTCCCCGCCGGAACCCGGGTCTCCAGCCCGGCGGGGGGGTACGTCCTCTGGCTCGAATGCCCCGAGAGCGTGGACGTGATGAAGCTCTACGAGCTGGCCATCGACGCGGGGATCACCATCTGTCCGGGACCGATCTTCTCCGCCCGGAAAAAGTACGGTAACTGCATCCGGCTGAACGCCGCCTTCTGGTCGCCCCGGGTGGAGCAGGCGGTGGAGACCCTGGGCGGGTTCGCGGCGGAGATGTGCCGCCCCTGAACAGAAGCCGTATACCGCCGCCGTAAAATTCCCCCTTGACTTTATAGACGACCAGTCTAATAATTCCTCTCATGGACAAGAACGAAACACGCGCCACCATCATCCGCATCGGCACCGACCTCATCTCGCGCCAGGGATTCAACGCCACCGGCATCGACGCGGTGCTGAAGGAGGCGGGGGTCCCGAAGGGCTCCTTCTACTACTATTTCAGGAGCAAGGAGGAGTTCGGCCTGGCGGTGATCGACCACTTTGCCGAGCGCTATGACCAGCGGCTCGACACCTTCCTGAACGACGACGAGGTGAAACCGCTGAACCGCATCCGCAACCTGCTGGACGGCGGGCTGACGCGGATGGAGCAGAACCAGTGCAGCAAGGGGTGTCTCATCGGCAACCTGGGGCAGGAGCTGGCCGACCAGAACGAGCGCTTCCGGGCGCGGCTGGAGGAGATCTTCGGCTCGTGGAAGGAGCGCTACGCCGTCTGCCTGCGGGAGGCCCAGAAGGCGGGGGAACTGGCGCCAGAGCTCGATGCCGGGGTGGTGGCGGGCTTCATCCTCTCGGGACTGGAGGGGGCGATCCTGCGGGCCAAGGTGATGAAGTCGCCCCAGCCACTGCGGGATTTCATCGAAACCCTCTTTGCGACGGTGCTCCAGAAGCGGTAAAAATTTTTTTGGCCGGTGACTAGACGACCGGTCTAATTCGTGAACAGGGGAGGGGATTGTATGGAAACGGCATCGACATTCAAGGCGCTGGTGGTGGAGAAGACCCCCGAGAAGGAGTTCGTGCGGGAGATCCGGGAGCGGAGCATCGACGACCTGCCCGCCGGCGACCTGGTGGTGCGGGTCCACTACTCCTCCCTCAACTACAAGGATGCCCTCTCGGCCACGGGACACCCCGGGGTGACGCGGCAGTTCCCCCACACCCCCGGCATCGACGCGGCGGGGGAGGTGGTCTCCTGCGAGAGTGGCGCCTTCGCCCCGGGCGACAAGGTTATCGTCACCGGCTACGACCTGGGGATGGAGACCGACGGCGGCTGGGGGCAGTATATCCGCATCCCGGCGGAGTGGGCGGTGCGGCTTCCGGAGGGGCTCTCCCTGCGGGAGGGGATGGCGCTCGGCACCGCCGGCTTCACGGCGGCCCTGTCGGTGCTGAAGCTGGAGCGGGCCGGAGTGGCCCCCGATGCCGGCGAGATCCTCGTCACCGGCGCCACCGGCGGGGTGGGGAGCATCGCCGTCGCCATCCTCGCCGCCGCCGGGTACACGGTTGTAGCCTCCACTGGGAAGGAGGCCGACGAGGAGTATCTCCGGGATCTCGGCGCCGCCCGGGTCGTCAGCCGCGACGAGGTGACCGCCGGGGCCGAGAAGGCGCTCCTGGCCGAGCGGTGGGCCGGCGCGGTGGATGTGGTCGGCGGCCAGACCCTGGCGGCGGTTCTGAAAAGCACGAAGTACGGCGGCACGGTCACCTGCTGCGGGCTCGTGGGCTCGCCGGAGCTGCCGGTGAACGTCTATCCGTTCATCCTGCGGGGGGTAAGCCTGCTGGGGATCGATTCGGTACAGTGCCCGCGCGACATCCGGGAAGCGGTCTGGCAGCGGCTGGCTGCGGGGTGGAAGCCGGACCGCCTCGACGAGATGGTGACCGAGTGCACCCTGCCGGGGCTCGAAGTCATGATCCAGACCATCCTCCACGGGGGGATCACGGGACGGGTCGTGGTCAACCTGCGGGAGAGCTGAGACGTTCACCTCCCTGCACCATCAAAGATACCGAAGGAGGAAGATGATGAAGATTGTCACCCTGTTGGGGAGTCCGCGCCTGAAGAACAGCGCCACCATAGCGAACCGTTTCACCGAGACCGCCGCAGCGCTCGGCGCCGAGACCCGCACCTTCGAGCTGAACCGGCTCACTTACCGCGGCTGCCAGGGATGCTATGCCTGCAAGAAGGGAGATGAGCAGTGCGTGCTGACGGATGACCTGACGGAAGTCCTGGCCGCGGTGCAGGAGGCGGACGCGGTGGTGCTCGCCTCGCCGGTCTACTACGGCGACGTCACCGCCCAGCTCAAGGGATTCATCGACCGCTGCTACTCGTACCTGAAGCCCGATTACCTCACCAACCCGCAGCCGAGCCGGCTTTCACCCAAGAAGCTCGTCTTCGTGCAGACCCAGGGCAACCCGGACGAGTCGCTCTTTGCCGACATCTTCCCCCGCTACGACGGCTTCCTGAAATGGATGGGGTTCACCGATTCCCGCCTGATCCGCGCCTGCGGCGTCGGACCGGTGACCGTCGATGCGGTCCCCGAACAGGTCCTGAAACAGGCCGAGGACGCGGCCCGGGCCATCGTGGGGTGAATTCCCCCGTGGGGGGAACGAGATGACTGCCGCGCCGCTGGCCGGATTCGCACCGGGTTTGGCGCGGCCAATTCAGATTGAGGAGAAATGCCATGAAGCAATCCATGGGGGCCAAGACCCTGCTCTTCCCGACCCCGGTCCTGCTGGTGGGAACCTATGACCGCGAGGGGAAACCGAACCTGATGAACGCCGCCTGGGGGGGCATCTGCTGCTCCCAGCCGCCCTGCATCGCCGTCTCCCTGCGCAAGGCGACCTACTCCTACGCTGCCATCGTGGAGCGGGGGGCCTTCACGGTCGGGATCCCGTCGGAAGCCCTGATGGCGGAGGCCGATTACGTCGGCATCGCCTCGGGGCGCGACGGCAACAAGTTTGAGGTCACCGGACTCACCCCGGTGAGGAGCGAGCTGGTGGACGCCCCCTACGCGGCGGAGTTCCCCTTCGTTCTGGAGTGCCGCCTGCTCCATACCCTGGAGATCGGGCTCCACACCCAGTTCGTCGGCGAGATCGTCGACACGAAGGCCGATGCCGGCGTCCTCGCCGCCGACGGTCTTCCCGACATCCTGAAAATCAGGCCGCTGGTCTTCGATACCGCCCACCGCGGCTACCACGGCGTCGGGCCGCTCCTGGGCCAGGCCTTCTCGGTGGGGAAAAAGCCATGAATCTCGTCAGCATCGACCGCGACGCCTGCCGCCGCGACGGTATCTGCAGTACGGTCTGTCCCGTCGACCTGTTCGTGACAGGCCCCGACGGAATCCCCGTCTTCCGCGCGGCGGGGAACAAGCGCTGCATGGAGTGCGGGCACTGCGTCGCCGCCTGTCCCCATGACGCCATTGACCATCTCACCATCCCCCGGGCCGATTCCCCGGTGGTCGACGCCGGCCTGGCGCTCCCTGCCGCGGCGGCGGTCCAGCTCCTCAGGAGCCGGCGCTCCGTCCGGCAGTTCCGGAGCGAGCCGGTTCCCCACGAGCTGATGGCGAAGTTCGTCGACACCGCCCGCTGGGCGCCGACGGCCCGCAACCGGCAGGAGGTCCACTGGCTGGTGCTCCGGGATCCGGCCGCGGTGCGGCAGCTGGCCGGCCTCACCGTGGAGTGGCTCCGGCAGGATACGGGACTCGGCAGCCAGTACGCCGGTTTCGTCAGCGCCTGGGAGGAGGGGGAGGACCGGGTGCTGCGCGGCGCCCCGCACCTGGTGGTGGCCCACGGCCCTGCCGACGGGCACGGGAGCACCGTTGACTGCACCATCGCCCTGAACTACTTCGAGCTGGCTGCGGTGGCCCACGGGGTCGGCACCTGCTGGGCGGGGTTCCTGACGCGGGCGGCGGCCGACTACGCCCCGCTCCAGGAGGTCCTGGCGCTCCCCGAGGGGCACCGGGCCTTCGGCGCCCTCATGTTCGGCTATCCGAAGTACTGCTACCACCGCATCCCGCAGCGCCGGGAAGCGCGGGTGGAGTGGCGCTGACCATGACCGATTCCCCCGGCGCCGGCAGGCGCGATGCCGGCAAACTCCTGCTGCTCGCCTGCGTCATCAGCTTTGTCTGCTTCTTCGGCTCCTACATGCGGATCCCGATCGTCCCCCTCTTCGCCACGGCGCTGGGGGCCGATTCGGTGCAGGTGGGGCTCATCAACAGCGCCTTCATGCTGATGGCCGGCGCGCTCTCCATCCCGTCGGGGCTCATCTCCGACCGCCTGGGGCGGCGGCTGCCGCTGCTGGGGGGGCTGCTCCTCCTGGCGGGGTCATCCTTTCTCCTCTACTGGAGCCGCACCCCGCTACAGATGGCGGGGATCTATCTCCTCTTCGGCATCGGGCTGTCGGCCTTCTCGCCGACCCTCATGTCGTACGTGGCCGACGTCACCCCGCCGGAGGTGTTGGGACAGGCCTACGGCTGGTACACCATGGCGGTGTATGGCGGCATGACCGTCGGCCCGGCCGCCGGCGGCTTCCTCGGGACGGCGCTGGGGCTCCGGCCGGTCTTCCTCGTGTCGGGAGGGCTGATCCTGGCCATGTTCCTCGTGGCCTTCGTCTTTCTCCCCATGCCGCCTCCCCACGCCGCCGGCGCCCCCCACCGCCCCGCCATCCTGCCGACGCTGAAGGGGCTCATGGGGAACCGCCCGCTCCTCGCCTGTCTCGTCGCCACGCTCGGCACCTGCTTCGGCTTCGGGATGTTCGTCACCTTCATGCCGCTCTACATCCGGAGCCAGGGGATGCACTCGGGGCACGTCGGGTTCGTCTTCGCGGCCCAGTCCCTGGCCAACGCCCTTTCGCGCCTCCCCTCGGGGAAGCTGAGCGACCGGGTTGCCGACCGCAGCCGCCTTGTGACGGCCGGGCTTGCCGTCTTCGCCCTGGCGCTCGCCTCCTTCGGCCTCTGCCGCTCCGTGGTGCCGCTCATGGGGGGAGCGGCGGCGATGGGGATGAGCATGGGGATCGCCTTCACCGCCGTCTGTGCGCTGATCGCCGACGTGGTGCCGCGGAATCTGCGGGGGCTCGCCATGGGGTGTTACAATACCTGCGTCTATATCGGGATGATGCTCTGCGCCGCCGGCATGGGAGCGGTCATCCGGCAGGCCGGCTACCAGACCGGCTTTTTCCTGAGCGGTGCGGTGGGCGCGGCAACGCTTCTTCTCTTCGTCGCCCTCTACCGGCGTCCGACGTCGGCAGCGGGGTAAGGAGGTCACCATGGTCGGGATGATTTCGGCAGAGATCAGGCGCTTCGTGGGGGAGTCCCTCGACAACCGGTTTCCCGACAGCGGCGAACCGTACTTCGACGAGCCCCTCGTGGGGTTTGCCGCGGCGGACGACCCACTCTTCGCGGAGTATAAGCGGATCATCGGCGATTTCCATCGGGCTCCGGGGGAGATCCTGGACGGCGCGGCCACGGTGATCTGCTGGGTCCTCCCCGTGACCCGCGCCACCCGCGAGAGCAACCGGAAGGAGAGCCTGTGGCCCTCACGGCAGTGGGCCCTTACCCGCAACAACGGCGAGGGTTTCAACAGCGCCCTCCGCCGCCACCTGGCCGCCTGGCTCCAGGAGCGCGGCCACCGGGCCGTGGCGCCGCAACTGGCCGAGGGGTGGCGGCAGCTGGACGCCCCCGCCGTCGGGGTCGCCTCCACCTGGTCCGAGCGTCACGCCGCCTATGCCGCCGGGCTCGGGACCTTCAGCCTGAACGACGCCCTCATCACCCCGCGGGGAATCGCCCATCGCCTCGGGAGCGTCATTACCGATCTCCCCTTGCCACCGACGCCGCGCACCTCCCCCGACCATCGGCACAACTGCCTCTGGTACCGCGAGGGGAGCTGCGGGGCCTGTATCGGCCGCTGCCCCGCCGGCGCCCTCTCGCGGCAGGGACACGACAAGGCGAGGTGCCGCGACTACGTCTACGGCGCGGTCCCTGCCGCGGTGGGGGAGCGCTACGGCGTCGCCCAGACCGGCTGCGGCCTCTGCCAGACCCGGGTTCCGTGCGAGACGCAGGTGCCGGCGGGAAGAGGGCGCGCAACCCCTTAACGAAAATTAACTGGACGGGTCGTGGGGAAATCGATAACATCGGAATGAACATTCATTCCGATGTTGGTCAGAGGTGACCCATGGCGAAGCAAGACAAGCGTGACGAGATCGTCCGCGCCGCCCTCGAGCTCATTGCCGAGCACGGCTTCCACGGGGCCCCCATGGCGTTGATCGCCGAGCGGGCCGGAGTGGGGGCCGGAACGATTTATCGCTACTTCGAGAACAAAGACGTCCTCATCAGCGAGCTCTACCGGGAGCTGGAAGAGCGGATCTTCCCCCTCCTCATGGTTGGCTACGCGCCGGAAAAGCCGATCCGGGAGCGGTTCCTTCATCTCGGGACCGGGCTGCTGCGCTACTTCATCGAGAATCCCCTCGATTTTCGCTATCTCGAACAGTTCCACAACTCCCCGTACGGCGTGGCGCACCGCCGGGACAAGCTCCTGGGGGAAAATGGGGGGCGTGACGTGTTCCGCGAGCTTTTCGAGGAGGGGGTCGCCCAGCAGGTGATGAAGGAGTTGCCCCTGGTCATCCTCTTCGCCCTTGCCTTCGGGCCGCTCCTCTCCGTGGCGCGGGACCATGTCCTCGGCTTCGTCGTGCTGGATGACCCCCTCCTTGCCCGGACCATCGAGGCGTGCTGGGACGGGGTCCGAAGGTAGGGTGGCTGTCCGCCGTGGAGTGTATCGCCCGTCTGTCGCGAATGAACGTTCATTCTGATAGTTGGGGCGGCACAGGGAGGGGAGACCCTCCGGGGTGACGCTGATGACTATTTTTATCGGATTCACCATGGCGGTCTGGGCCCTGACGGCCCTGGTCGCCTTTGTGAGGAAAGACAAGTAACCGGTCGCTTCGACCGGCAATTTCTGCAGATGATAGAGGTGTCTATGGAAACCACGTATAAAGCCAGGCTGGTCGCCGTTGCGGGCGTTCTGGCGACAGCCATGATGATGACCGGATGCGGGAACAAGACCGCCGCAGGGCCGCCGCAGGCGGGTCCCCCCGAGGTGGGGGTGGTGGAGATCGCCCCCCAGCGCGTGGCGCTGACCACGGAACTGCCGGGGCGGAC contains:
- a CDS encoding MFS transporter, yielding MTDSPGAGRRDAGKLLLLACVISFVCFFGSYMRIPIVPLFATALGADSVQVGLINSAFMLMAGALSIPSGLISDRLGRRLPLLGGLLLLAGSSFLLYWSRTPLQMAGIYLLFGIGLSAFSPTLMSYVADVTPPEVLGQAYGWYTMAVYGGMTVGPAAGGFLGTALGLRPVFLVSGGLILAMFLVAFVFLPMPPPHAAGAPHRPAILPTLKGLMGNRPLLACLVATLGTCFGFGMFVTFMPLYIRSQGMHSGHVGFVFAAQSLANALSRLPSGKLSDRVADRSRLVTAGLAVFALALASFGLCRSVVPLMGGAAAMGMSMGIAFTAVCALIADVVPRNLRGLAMGCYNTCVYIGMMLCAAGMGAVIRQAGYQTGFFLSGAVGAATLLLFVALYRRPTSAAG
- a CDS encoding epoxyqueuosine reductase, whose amino-acid sequence is MVGMISAEIRRFVGESLDNRFPDSGEPYFDEPLVGFAAADDPLFAEYKRIIGDFHRAPGEILDGAATVICWVLPVTRATRESNRKESLWPSRQWALTRNNGEGFNSALRRHLAAWLQERGHRAVAPQLAEGWRQLDAPAVGVASTWSERHAAYAAGLGTFSLNDALITPRGIAHRLGSVITDLPLPPTPRTSPDHRHNCLWYREGSCGACIGRCPAGALSRQGHDKARCRDYVYGAVPAAVGERYGVAQTGCGLCQTRVPCETQVPAGRGRATP
- a CDS encoding TetR/AcrR family transcriptional regulator, encoding MAKQDKRDEIVRAALELIAEHGFHGAPMALIAERAGVGAGTIYRYFENKDVLISELYRELEERIFPLLMVGYAPEKPIRERFLHLGTGLLRYFIENPLDFRYLEQFHNSPYGVAHRRDKLLGENGGRDVFRELFEEGVAQQVMKELPLVILFALAFGPLLSVARDHVLGFVVLDDPLLARTIEACWDGVRR